caataaatatctAAATTACTATTCTCCATTTAATCTTATATCTGCGAGGTTGTGATTAACATCTCTGTGATGCGATTCATCTCTTCTCATTgctaaaaataaatctcTAATTGTTGCATCCTCTGGTAAGCCATAGTAGACGGAGGCAAATTTCGGGGCTTTTCTCTCAAATCCTGGAAGAAGACCCTTATCTATTTCCTCAATCAGATGAGTGTATGTGCTTACAGCTTCTTCTTCTAAGTATCCAACAAATCTGTGTGAATATTTTGgagaaattatataaaatacCGTGTAAAAGATTAAGAAGGCAAACTGAGTCCCAATTACACTGACCCTTGTTAATATTGATGGCTTATTTATCAGCTGCAGTGATATTAGTAGATGCATCCTTTCATTTTCAGCCTCTTCAAGTAGAGTATGTATCCATCCATTATCTCTTTTCATTTTTCGGAGTGAAGAAAAATGTCTAAGCATTGCACCAACCATACCTGGGACGCCGGCTACTGtttccaaaaaaattattcttctGCACCATTGATATTCATTATGTCCTTTTTTGTACCTAGTTAATAAATCGAAACTTTTTCTTAATGCAATCACAAGATAGTAAGACATTTTGTCTTTAAACCCATTTGGGCATAAATGAGTTTTTTGTACATTATTAACTTCTTCTAAGTCCCAAATGGGAGAATTAAATCCGTACTCCTTTCCTTCTAATATGGAAGCCGCATGGTTTGATTTCTTCATAAAGTGGCTTCCtactttttcttcattttcagCGTCGAATTTATTAATCTGATCACTTTTGCATTCCAAAGTCctttttttggaaaaatCCCCTTGATTATTACTTGACCTATCTTTTTCTAAAGTAATATAAAGCTTTGAAGTGATTTTCTGGCCTTTATTTGAATGGACTATAGAGCACAAATTGTTCAGATTTACTTTTGAAGAGAGTAGCCAAAGATGCCTTCCATAAAAGTATCtcaatttatttgtattcGATAGGTTTCTTACATAATacatattaatattatttaaaaaaaaaatacgATTGTAAATAAGATTCCGCTGTaacaatttaataattcaaatacaGTTAGCTCGCGATATTCTGTTGGAAAGTGAATATAGTGGAATCCTCTGCATACTATTAGCAATTTTTAAATGTGAGCACGAGCGGGTAATACATGCAtctggaaaaaaaaagttcatTTTGGATTAgaaaaatctaaaaattaattataacgatttaaaaaaaaaacaatttctaataaatccagatgttattaattatttacttttgTTTGCAtgaatgaattttttaagtttattagactttttctgaattatttttagatgGTCTTGAATTGAcctattttcaataatgtAAGGATCTCCGCTATTCATTATAAAAGAGTATAGAATCTCATATTCCGTGCATTTCATAATCAGTGAATAGATTACTTGGTCAATTATTCTTATGAATTCTTCTGAATTGATCAACTCTTTGATTCTATGTAATTTATCTAAAGTTTTACACTCCAAGACTTTGTTCGTatgaaaagaagaatagCTGCAAGCATTAAATATTAGGAGAATTACCGGAATAATTATCTTTTCTACAGAATACTTTAAATATGTTAATGTAATTTCGACTCCCTTcgaataaataaaaatcataCACCATTTTTctgatatttttattagcctaattaatgaaataataattgggAATGCAATACTGTTTGTACAATTCCTCAAATCgttttgttttaatacaTCAAGAAGTAATCCGATAATTCCCATATAAACTAATTGTTTGCATTCTTTTTCACTGCCTTGagtaataattattctacataaaattttaattgtttGTAACCTTATTGGTACGCATTCATCATACATTAAGACGAATATTGAAGGACATAATTCCAATGGCTGGATAAAATCTAATGCTAGACAATCTTGGCTATCTGCCTCTAccattttaataatagttgaaatatatttaataccCCATATTCTCATTGAAATATCgtcagaaaatattaactcagatatttcattttttaatttaaccCACGTGTATGAAGCTGCAGTTGGAGAAAATCGAATTAATCCTATTATTGTACGTAATAGTGCATTCTTCAATCTATGGGTTATACAATTATCATTTTGTTTCTTAAAAATTTGGATTAACAATTCCAATAATCCAATCTTAATTGCAACTCTGCAAAACATTGGTTGTTCTTTTTCGAtgaaatgaaataatattaatgataacaATTGTTCAACCTCGCTTGTGTTACTTTCGTGATTTTCATTTAGAGtgatttcaaaaatattaattattgaatataaaaatgattGATTTGACAAAGTCTAATTAATGAagttttcaaatttatagGTGATTAATTTAACTTACTTGAATAGTTTCATTCGGGAAGATTCTAGCATATGTTGCAAGTATATGTAAAATAGATATTCTGATTTTCAtctaaaaaaatttgaattaatttcattacttGCTTTAATTCAACTTACATTAAGCTttatttcatctttattatttggagCTCTGTAAGTTGGAGAGtgctttattaataattcaacaGCATCTGGGCAAACTACCTGTGGAGATACAAGCTTCTCGAAAAACCCACATCTTGCAAAATGAGaaatttttctaataaaagataaatTCATCGATATTATTCATCAAAATAagctttttattttgaagagacttaataattctactcatgttaatatttgaaattgcaAAACAAGTTTATCTAATGTAAATAAGTGTggaaaaacaaaaatttagGTAAAGATCAATaccaaaatattaataaaagattattCCTATATAATAtgtttttaaataaaatttttaacttttaaATTTGTGTGTGTTACATTGTGTGAACAGGAAATAAAGTTTCACATGTTCCCTTACGTTTG
This is a stretch of genomic DNA from Cryptosporidium parvum Iowa II chromosome 3, whole genome shotgun sequence. It encodes these proteins:
- a CDS encoding AOX1,alternative oxidase, possible fungal or bacterial origin, 2 transmembrane regions: MYYVRNLSNTNKLRYFYGRHLWLLSSKVNLNNLCSIVHSNKGQKITSKLYITLEKDRSSNNQGDFSKKRTLECKSDQINKFDAENEEKVGSHFMKKSNHAASILEGKEYGFNSPIWDLEEVNNVQKTHLCPNGFKDKMSYYLVIALRKSFDLLTRYKKGHNEYQWCRRIIFLETVAGVPGMVGAMLRHFSSLRKMKRDNGWIHTLLEEAENERMHLLISLQLINKPSILTRVSVIGTQFAFLIFYTVFYIISPKYSHRFVGYLEEEAVSTYTHLIEEIDKGLLPGFERKAPKFASVYYGLPEDATIRDLFLAMRRDESHHRDVNHNLADIRLNGE